A window of Streptomyces marispadix contains these coding sequences:
- a CDS encoding GntR family transcriptional regulator yields MSVFAPDSLELNRKLPLWYQVSQSLRASILGRTPQAPLRLPTEERLAEHYGVSVLTMRQALKELETEGLISRHRRRGTFIEPEACRSRPVRLLGSVDTIVAQQSGDRTTLLGHGPAQLPPELAEHFPDVTEATAYRRLRHDPESGEATNWAENYIHPRVAPRIDPADLERGWPMTKVLRDGVGVRISRITDTVEARLADPETAKLLEVPLLSPILHYTGVTYDEDGQVVDVALIHYRGDRFSFSVTLQAH; encoded by the coding sequence GTGTCCGTCTTCGCTCCCGACTCGCTGGAGCTCAACCGCAAGCTGCCGCTGTGGTATCAGGTCTCGCAGTCGCTGCGTGCCTCGATACTCGGGCGCACCCCGCAGGCCCCCCTGCGGCTGCCGACCGAGGAACGCCTCGCCGAGCACTACGGCGTGAGCGTGCTGACCATGCGGCAGGCGCTGAAGGAGCTGGAGACGGAGGGGCTGATCTCCAGGCACCGGCGGCGAGGCACCTTCATCGAGCCCGAGGCGTGCAGAAGCAGACCCGTACGGCTGCTCGGCTCGGTCGACACCATCGTGGCCCAGCAGTCCGGCGACCGTACGACGCTGCTCGGCCATGGGCCCGCGCAGCTTCCGCCGGAGCTGGCCGAGCACTTCCCCGACGTCACGGAGGCCACGGCGTACCGGAGGCTGCGCCACGACCCGGAGAGCGGCGAGGCGACCAACTGGGCGGAGAATTACATCCATCCACGCGTCGCCCCCCGTATCGACCCCGCGGATCTGGAGCGCGGCTGGCCGATGACGAAGGTGCTGCGCGACGGCGTGGGCGTGCGGATCAGCAGGATCACCGACACCGTCGAGGCGCGGCTGGCGGACCCGGAGACCGCGAAACTGCTCGAAGTGCCGCTGCTCAGCCCGATCCTGCACTACACGGGAGTGACGTACGACGAGGACGGGCAGGTGGTGGACGTCGCCCTGATCCACTACCGCGGCGACCGCTTCTCCTTCTCCGTGACCCTCCAGGCACACTGA
- a CDS encoding molybdopterin oxidoreductase family protein, producing the protein MTATGTSDESAEATPNGSHPHEDSRTGLRICPLCEATCGLEITVEAGRVTRARGDRDDVFSQGFVCPKGASFGQLDSDPDRLTRPLVRDADGELKETGWDEAFAAVAAGLGGVLAAGERDAVAVYLGNPNVHTMAGALYPPQLLGALGTRNFYTASTLDQMPKHVSCGLLYGDPQAIPVPDVDRTDHLLIIGANPVESNGSLATVPDFPGRLKRLRRRGGRLTVIDPRRTRTARLADRHVAVRPGSDALLLMAMVHVLFEEGLTDTGELGPHLTGVDEVRDLAREFSPEAVQDACDVSAAEIRALARELATARSAAVYGRVGSSTVEFGTLTNWLVDVLSALTGNLDRPGGSMFPLSATARAPRPAPEPGRPAAPGRGFALGRWRSRVSGRPEAKSELPVVVLAEEITTPGEGRVRALITLAGNPVLSAPDGEGLEKALADLEFMVSVDPYLNETTRHADVVLPPARPSRTPHFDFAFNALPVRNQVRYTRAVVEPGEDEPGEAEILARLLLALAGTPDAPPGTVDEAVISRTLGKAVADPGSPVHGQDPGQLAERLTGRDGVERRLDMMLRLGPYGEGFGAGPGELSLEKLLAHPHGIDLGPLRPRLPGLLRTRSGTVELCPEPIRADVPRLRAALRRRTEDGELVLVGRRHLRSNNSWMHNVPALRGGSNRCTLQMHPHDAARLGLADGDSARITGDGGALTAPVEVTDAVRSGVVSLPHGWGHDRPGTRMRVAADDPGVNVNQLLDGTLVDPLSGTAVLNGFPVRVAALDPSDVEQVGVGPSDLNLADAGPAAGAPGAGPSEAAPSNGTAVPPVRTTGTGSG; encoded by the coding sequence ATGACCGCGACCGGTACATCGGACGAGTCCGCCGAAGCGACCCCCAACGGCAGCCACCCCCACGAGGACAGCCGCACCGGCCTGCGCATCTGCCCACTGTGCGAGGCGACTTGCGGACTGGAGATCACAGTCGAGGCAGGCCGCGTCACCCGTGCACGCGGTGACCGCGACGATGTCTTCAGCCAGGGATTCGTCTGCCCCAAGGGCGCGTCCTTCGGCCAACTCGACTCCGATCCCGACCGGTTGACGCGTCCGCTGGTGCGCGACGCCGACGGCGAACTCAAGGAGACCGGCTGGGACGAGGCGTTCGCAGCGGTCGCCGCCGGGCTCGGCGGCGTGCTGGCGGCAGGCGAGCGCGACGCCGTCGCCGTCTACCTCGGCAACCCGAACGTGCACACCATGGCCGGCGCCCTCTACCCGCCGCAGCTTCTCGGCGCGCTGGGCACACGCAACTTCTACACGGCCAGCACCCTCGACCAGATGCCCAAGCACGTCTCCTGCGGCCTGCTCTACGGCGATCCGCAGGCCATCCCGGTCCCCGACGTCGACCGCACGGACCACCTGCTGATCATCGGCGCGAACCCCGTCGAGTCCAACGGGTCGCTCGCCACCGTCCCCGACTTCCCCGGCAGGCTGAAGCGGCTGCGCCGCCGCGGAGGCCGCCTCACCGTGATCGATCCGCGGCGCACCCGTACGGCCCGGCTCGCCGACCGGCACGTGGCCGTACGGCCCGGCAGCGACGCGCTGCTGCTGATGGCGATGGTGCACGTGCTCTTCGAAGAGGGGCTCACCGACACCGGCGAACTCGGGCCGCACCTGACCGGCGTCGACGAAGTACGCGACCTCGCAAGGGAGTTCAGCCCCGAGGCGGTGCAGGACGCCTGCGACGTGTCCGCCGCGGAGATACGTGCCCTGGCGCGCGAGCTGGCGACCGCCCGCAGCGCCGCCGTCTACGGCAGGGTCGGCTCCTCCACCGTCGAGTTCGGCACCCTCACCAACTGGCTCGTCGACGTGCTCAGCGCACTGACCGGCAATCTCGACCGGCCCGGCGGCTCCATGTTCCCGCTGTCGGCCACCGCACGGGCGCCCCGCCCCGCGCCAGAACCGGGCCGACCAGCCGCCCCCGGCAGGGGATTCGCGCTGGGCCGCTGGCGCAGCAGGGTCAGCGGCCGTCCCGAAGCCAAGTCGGAGCTGCCCGTCGTGGTGCTCGCGGAGGAGATCACCACCCCCGGCGAGGGCCGCGTAAGGGCGTTGATCACACTCGCGGGCAACCCGGTGCTCTCCGCACCGGACGGCGAGGGGCTGGAGAAGGCCCTGGCCGACCTGGAGTTCATGGTCAGCGTCGATCCGTATCTCAACGAGACCACCCGGCACGCCGACGTCGTACTGCCGCCCGCGAGGCCCAGCCGCACCCCGCACTTCGATTTCGCCTTCAACGCGCTGCCCGTACGCAACCAGGTCCGCTACACACGTGCCGTCGTGGAACCCGGCGAGGACGAGCCGGGGGAGGCGGAGATCCTGGCGCGGCTGCTGCTCGCCCTCGCAGGTACGCCCGACGCCCCGCCAGGCACCGTCGACGAGGCCGTCATCTCGCGCACCCTCGGCAAGGCCGTCGCCGACCCCGGGTCGCCCGTACACGGCCAGGACCCGGGGCAGTTGGCGGAGCGGCTGACCGGAAGGGACGGAGTCGAGCGGCGCCTGGACATGATGCTGCGACTCGGCCCCTACGGAGAGGGATTCGGCGCCGGGCCCGGTGAACTCAGCCTGGAGAAGCTGCTCGCCCACCCGCACGGCATCGACCTGGGCCCGCTGCGCCCCCGGCTGCCGGGGCTGCTGCGCACCCGCTCCGGCACGGTCGAACTCTGCCCCGAGCCGATACGTGCCGACGTGCCGCGGCTGCGGGCGGCGCTGCGGCGGCGCACCGAGGACGGCGAGCTGGTGCTCGTCGGAAGGCGCCACCTGCGTTCGAACAACAGCTGGATGCACAACGTGCCCGCGCTGCGCGGCGGTTCGAACCGCTGCACCCTCCAGATGCACCCCCACGACGCCGCGAGGCTCGGCCTGGCGGACGGCGACAGCGCCCGGATCACGGGCGACGGGGGAGCGCTGACCGCACCGGTGGAGGTGACCGACGCGGTGCGCAGCGGCGTCGTCAGCCTGCCGCACGGCTGGGGCCACGACCGTCCCGGTACGCGGATGAGGGTCGCCGCAGACGATCCCGGGGTCAACGTCAACCAGCTCCTGGACGGCACGCTCGTCGACCCGCTCTCCGGCACCGCCGTACTCAACGGCTTTCCGGTACGGGTGGCGGCGCTGGACCCGTCCGACGTGGAGCAAGTCGGCGTGGGCCCGTCTGACCTGAACCTGGCGGACGCGGGTCCGGCGGCGGGTGCCCCCGGTGCGGGGCCCTCCGAGGCTGCGCCCTCCAACGGGACAGCCGTTCCGCCGGTGCGAACGACGGGCACGGGTTCGGGGTGA
- the hmgA gene encoding homogentisate 1,2-dioxygenase, with protein sequence MTMGSGTGTGTESGTAAQEQARKTADGLSYLSGFGNEHSSEAVPGALPLGRNSPQRAPLGLYAEQLSGTAFTEPRAHNRRSWLYRIRPSAAHPRFVRTGNGGLRSAPFTETVPDPNRMRWNPLPDPPAGTDFVDGLWTLGGNGDATQRSGMAVHLYAADTSMTDRVFCDSDGELLIVPERGGLLLRTEFGLLGVEPGHVALIPRGVRFRVVLLGPTARGYVCENYGQPFTLPELGPIGANGLANPRDFMAPVAAYEEDAAVDAPVEVVNKYCGNLWAARYDHSPLDVVAWHGNHVPYVYDLHRFNVIGTISYDHPDPSVFTVLTSPSDTPGLAGVDFVVFAPRWLVGEDTFRPPYFHRNVMSEYMGLIEGAYDAKAEGFVPGGGSLHNMMSAHGPDRETFERASSAELKPQKIDDGLAFMFETRWPVIPTGQALAAGHLQSGYDDVWQGLQRRFRP encoded by the coding sequence ATGACCATGGGCAGCGGCACCGGCACAGGCACCGAGAGCGGCACGGCGGCACAGGAACAGGCACGCAAGACGGCCGACGGACTGTCCTATCTCTCCGGCTTCGGCAACGAGCACAGCAGCGAGGCCGTCCCCGGCGCACTCCCCCTGGGGCGCAACTCCCCGCAGCGCGCCCCGCTCGGCCTCTACGCGGAACAGCTCAGCGGCACGGCCTTCACCGAGCCCCGCGCACACAACCGCCGCTCATGGCTCTACCGCATCCGCCCGTCCGCGGCGCACCCCCGCTTCGTACGCACCGGAAACGGCGGACTGCGCAGCGCGCCCTTCACCGAGACCGTGCCCGACCCGAACCGCATGCGCTGGAACCCGCTGCCCGACCCCCCGGCGGGCACGGACTTCGTCGACGGCCTGTGGACCCTCGGCGGCAACGGCGACGCCACGCAGCGCTCCGGCATGGCCGTACACCTCTACGCCGCCGACACCTCCATGACGGACCGCGTCTTCTGCGACTCGGACGGCGAGCTGCTGATCGTCCCCGAGCGCGGCGGGCTGCTGCTGCGCACCGAGTTCGGTCTGCTGGGAGTCGAGCCGGGGCATGTCGCGCTGATTCCGCGCGGGGTGCGCTTCCGGGTCGTACTGCTGGGGCCCACAGCCCGCGGCTACGTCTGCGAGAACTACGGACAGCCCTTCACGCTCCCGGAGTTGGGCCCGATCGGCGCCAACGGCCTGGCGAATCCACGCGACTTCATGGCTCCCGTCGCCGCGTACGAGGAGGACGCCGCGGTGGACGCGCCCGTCGAGGTGGTCAACAAGTACTGCGGCAACCTCTGGGCGGCCCGCTACGACCACTCGCCGCTGGACGTCGTCGCCTGGCACGGCAACCACGTCCCCTACGTCTACGACCTGCACCGCTTCAACGTGATCGGCACCATCAGCTACGACCACCCCGACCCGTCGGTCTTCACCGTCCTCACCTCGCCCTCCGACACCCCCGGCCTGGCGGGCGTGGACTTCGTGGTCTTCGCACCACGCTGGCTCGTCGGCGAGGACACCTTCCGCCCGCCGTACTTCCACCGGAACGTGATGAGCGAGTACATGGGCCTGATCGAGGGCGCCTACGACGCGAAAGCGGAAGGATTCGTCCCGGGCGGTGGCTCGCTGCACAACATGATGTCCGCACACGGACCGGACCGGGAGACCTTCGAGCGGGCCAGCTCCGCCGAGCTGAAACCGCAGAAGATCGACGACGGCCTTGCCTTCATGTTCGAGACGCGCTGGCCCGTGATCCCCACGGGGCAGGCCCTCGCGGCCGGCCATCTCCAGTCCGGCTACGACGACGTGTGGCAGGGTCTCCAGCGCCGATTCCGCCCGTAG
- a CDS encoding urea carboxylase-associated family protein, with translation MAGTAAAYQSAEGGALDVDRAFYDEIATGDREPVESFTVPIRSGLAWEVPAGHVCRLVTLDGPQVGDLNIWNLHDPRERLWASRTRQLQRAHVSTYDRLWSTLPFLRPLVTVTSDTLAGYGQDAEGGRVHDLLGTRCDPYVNRMLTGEDFDHHCHSNLVRAVLPYGLTEFDVHDVLNVFQCTGLNDDDRYFMKDCPARPGDHFEFFAELDLLCALSTCPGGDLSVPMWGPGSDVDPLEFCHPIGVEVYRVDPSLLAGWKSPERAAYGGLHGMRRPQWGR, from the coding sequence ATGGCCGGAACCGCAGCCGCGTACCAGTCCGCCGAGGGCGGCGCCCTCGACGTCGACCGCGCCTTCTACGACGAGATCGCGACCGGGGACCGCGAGCCGGTCGAGTCCTTCACCGTGCCCATACGTTCGGGCCTCGCGTGGGAGGTCCCGGCCGGGCATGTGTGCCGCCTGGTCACCCTCGACGGTCCCCAGGTCGGCGACTTGAACATATGGAACCTGCACGACCCGCGCGAGCGCCTGTGGGCTTCCCGCACACGGCAGTTGCAGCGCGCGCATGTAAGCACCTACGACCGGCTGTGGTCGACGCTGCCGTTCCTGCGTCCGCTGGTGACCGTCACGAGCGACACTCTCGCCGGGTACGGGCAAGACGCCGAAGGCGGCAGGGTGCACGACCTGCTGGGCACGCGGTGCGATCCGTACGTCAACCGCATGCTCACCGGCGAGGACTTCGACCACCACTGCCACTCCAATCTGGTGCGGGCCGTACTGCCTTACGGGCTCACCGAGTTCGACGTGCACGACGTGCTCAACGTCTTCCAGTGCACCGGACTCAACGACGACGACCGGTACTTCATGAAGGACTGCCCGGCGCGTCCCGGCGACCACTTCGAGTTCTTCGCCGAACTGGACCTGCTGTGCGCGCTGTCGACGTGTCCCGGCGGCGATCTGTCCGTACCGATGTGGGGGCCGGGCTCCGATGTGGACCCGCTGGAGTTCTGCCACCCGATCGGGGTCGAGGTGTACCGCGTCGATCCCTCGCTGCTTGCGGGCTGGAAGTCCCCGGAGCGGGCCGCTTACGGCGGACTGCACGGCATGAGACGTCCGCAGTGGGGCCGTTGA